One Setaria viridis chromosome 7, Setaria_viridis_v4.0, whole genome shotgun sequence genomic region harbors:
- the LOC140223369 gene encoding uncharacterized protein, whose protein sequence is MDPNTKILLDEIHKCFSDELHKRFAESDLKWEHRFLEAERLHGDRIVKLEAAAKVFEEWRPQVDAAVDAVKLELGKLTRHWDRSVRDSASAEPGLFPTPQSASERPSASDLTADGPHGHRVDHIHRDDGYGSVFTHTSIPVKGASPIPNPTFPRSHSRPYGNHQDDFYQDSVHLGKLPKLQFPVFEGDNPKLWLSRCEDYFEMYRVDPKIWVKVAVMQFEVSSAAARWALSVDRQLKRVPWTEFSVMLIDRFGRDQQELLIRPLFHIKQTGTVAEYVAKFTELIDQLIAYGHSTDQLYYITRFIDGLRDDIRSTVLVQRPSTLDTACTLALLQEEVADPYKRRDWRRPEPGFPPRPPPRGPLPLPTPPRLDHYLLPPRTGR, encoded by the coding sequence ATGGATCCCAACACCAAAATCCTCCTCGACGAAATCCACAAGTGCTTCTCCGACGAACTCCACAAGCGTTTTGCGGAGAGCGACCTCAAGTGGGAGCATCGTTTCCTGGAAGCGGAGCGCCTCCATGGTGACCGCATCGTCAAGCTCGAGGCCGCAGCCAAGGTGTTCGAAGAATGGCGCCCCCaggtcgacgccgccgtcgatgcCGTCAAGCTTGAACTCGGCAAGCTGACTCGCCATTGGGACCGTTCCGTACGCGACTCTGCGTCCGCGGAACCCGGTCTCTTCCCCACGCCTCAGTCGGCGTCCGAGCGCCCATCTGCTTCGGACCTCACCGCCGACGGCCCTCATGGGCACCGCGTCGATCACATACACCGGGATGATGGGTATGGGTCAGTATTCACCCATACCTCAATCCCGGTCAAGGGTGCGTCTCCCATCCCCAACCCTACTTTTCCTCGTTCGCATTCGCGTCCTTATGGCAATCATCAGGATGATTTCTATCAGGATAGTGTGCATCTTGGTAAATTACCCAAACTACAATTTCCTGTTTTTGAGGGCGACAATCCTAAATTGTGGCTATCTAGATGTGAGGACTACTTTGAGATGTACCGCGTCGATCCTAAAATTTGGGTTAAGGTTGCTGTCATGCAGTTTGAGGTATCTAGTGCCGCCGCTCGTTGGGCTTTATCAGTGGACAGACAGTTAAAACGGGTTCCCTGGACTGAATTCAGTGTTATGTTAATTGATAGATTCGGGCGAGACCAACAAGAGCTCCTAATCCGACCATTGTTTCACATCAAGCAAACGGGCACTGTTGCCGAATATGTTGCCAAGTTTACTGAATTAATAGATCAGCTCATAGCTTATGGCCACTCTACTGATCAACTGTATTACATCACTCGTTTTATTGATGGCTTACGTGATGATATCCGCTCCACTGTTCTAGTTCAGCGTCCTTCCACTCTCGATACTGCTTGCACTCTTGCTTTGCTGCAGGAAGAAGTGGCGGATCCTTACAAACGACGGGATTGGCGTCGTCCTGAACCAGGATTTCCTCCAAGACCTCCGCCAAGGGGACCATTACCTCTGCCAACCCCTCCCCGTCTTGACCATTACCTCCTTCCTCCCAGAACAGGTCGATGA
- the LOC117864500 gene encoding uncharacterized protein produces MTRLLNNVSSPAWASSDAAPCINGALGDSERTHQSQLKQQSRSYSSVARSISGCYRALSTQLRNSLNQLLRLASSHMASYFAVQLKDMFFGLVDRVTGYGWSESQDGAGAQDEPTKLASAEVSPTEEEVTVVQNIQIRPRSSADPFVSGGTKPQVN; encoded by the exons ATGACGCGGTTATTGAACAATGTCTCCTCGCCCGCGTGGGCCTCCAGTGACGCCGCGCCGTGTATAAATGGGGCGCTCGGGGATAGCGAGAGGACTCACCAGTCGCAGCTCAAACAGCAGAGCAGATCGTATAGCTCAGTAGCTCGTAGCATCAGCGGCTGCTACAGAGCGTTAAGCACACAGCTCCGCAACTCCCTCAACCAACTGTTACGATTAGCTAGCTCCCATATGGCCAGCTACTTCGCCGTGcagctcaaggacatgttcttCGGGCTCGTCGATCGCGTCACGGGCTATGGCTGGAGCGAAAGCCAGGATGGTGCAG GTGCACAAGATGAACCCACCAAGTTGGCATCTGCAGAGGTCTCTCCGACTGAAGAGGAGGTGACTGTGGTACAGAACATTCAGATCAGACCAAGGAGCAGCGCGGATCCCTTCGTGTCAGGTGGCACGAAGCCTCAGGTTAACTGA
- the LOC117862757 gene encoding stress enhanced protein 2, chloroplastic, which produces MAAAARAIVCEMAPQKVAAAASVPAPPKKRDAGKVVLQPRLCTLRSYGAGSGVVTRRILAGEEEGSGAADSAGGSGAASPFFASLADYIESSRKSQDFETISGRLAMVAFAAAVAVELTTGSSLFKKLDAMEIEEAAGVCVAVVACAAAFAWASSARNRIGQMFTLGCNAFVDSLIDNIVEALFSEGELQDWSDDI; this is translated from the exons AtggcggctgcggcgcgcgCGATCGTCTGCGAGATGGCGCCgcagaaggtggcggcggcggcgtcggtgccCGCGCCGCCGAAGAAGCGCGACGCCGGGAAGGTGGTGCTCCAGCCCCGGCTCTGCACGCTGCGGTCCtacggcgccggcagcggcgtggtgACGCGGAGGATCCTGGCcggggaggaagaggggagCGGGGCCGCGGACtcggccggcggctccggcgccgcctccccgtTCTTCGCGTCGCTGGCCGACTACATCGAGAGCTCCCGCAAGAGCCAGGACTTCGAGACCATCTCCGGCCGCCTCGCCATG GTGGCgttcgcggcggcggtggcggtggagctgACGACGGGCAGCTCGCTGTTCAAGAAGCTGGACGCGATGGAgatcgaggaggcggcgggggtgtgCGTGGCCGTGGTGGCCTGCGCGGCGGCGTTCGCGTGGGCCTCCAGCGCGCGCAACAGGATCGGCCAGATGTTCACGCTGGGGTGCAACGCCTTCGTCGACTCCCTCATCGACAACATCGTGGAGGCGCTCTTCTCCGAGGGCGAGCTCCAGGACTGGTCCGACGACATATGA